The Roseibaca calidilacus genome has a window encoding:
- a CDS encoding prephenate/arogenate dehydrogenase family protein translates to MTPLYQRVAFVGLGLIAGSMALAMRRGGLAAETSGTARSAESRAIAAEIGLVDRVTETAAEAVQGADLVVLCVPVGAMGAVAQEIAPYLAQGATVTDVGSVKQAVVDVVGPHMPDHVHFIPGHPLAGTEHSGPRAGFAELFDNRWTILTPLDGADPQALDRLTQLWQGMGAQVDLMDPPHHDLVLAVTSHTPHLIAYTMVGVADDLRRVTDSEVIKYSAAGFRDFTRIAASDPTMWRDVFLTNKDATLEILGRFTEELFALQRAIRRGDGEHLHAYFTRTRAIRRGIIDAGQDTDAPDFGRTKR, encoded by the coding sequence ATGACGCCGCTCTATCAGCGTGTCGCCTTTGTCGGGCTGGGGCTGATTGCAGGGTCCATGGCGCTGGCCATGCGCCGTGGCGGGTTGGCGGCCGAAACCAGCGGCACCGCGCGGTCTGCCGAAAGCCGCGCAATAGCCGCCGAAATCGGACTGGTTGACCGCGTGACCGAAACCGCCGCCGAAGCTGTGCAGGGCGCGGATTTGGTTGTTCTATGTGTGCCTGTGGGCGCAATGGGTGCCGTGGCGCAGGAAATCGCACCCTATCTGGCCCAAGGCGCGACTGTGACCGATGTTGGGTCTGTCAAACAGGCGGTGGTCGATGTGGTCGGACCGCATATGCCCGACCATGTTCATTTCATCCCCGGCCACCCGCTGGCGGGGACAGAGCATTCCGGCCCGCGCGCGGGTTTTGCCGAACTGTTCGACAATCGCTGGACCATCCTGACCCCACTGGATGGCGCGGACCCTCAAGCGCTGGACCGGCTGACGCAGTTGTGGCAGGGCATGGGCGCGCAGGTCGATCTTATGGACCCGCCCCATCACGACCTTGTTCTGGCCGTGACCAGCCACACCCCGCACCTGATTGCCTATACCATGGTGGGGGTGGCCGACGATTTGCGCCGCGTCACCGATAGCGAGGTCATCAAGTATTCCGCCGCGGGCTTTCGCGATTTCACCCGTATTGCCGCCAGCGACCCGACCATGTGGCGCGACGTGTTCCTGACCAACAAGGATGCGACCTTGGAAATTCTTGGGCGCTTCACAGAAGAGCTGTTCGCCCTGCAACGCGCCATAAGGCGCGGCGATGGTGAGCATCTGCATGCCTATTTCACCCGAACGCGCGCCATCCGTCGCGGTATCATCGACGCGGGTCAGGATACAGACGCCCCCGATTTCGGTCGCACAAAACGATAG